The Marivivens aquimaris DNA segment GCGATCACGATCATCAGCGCGAAGACGATGCGGGCGAAGGCGATGATCCCGGCGGTGACGGCGGCGAAAACGGCGGAAAGGACGAAGAAGATGGCACCCAGGACCGCGCCGAAGACCCAGCCCGCCCGGTCGCCGATCGTATCGCCATAGGCGGTGATGCGGGCGACCATGTTGTCGAGGCTTTCATAGACGCCAGCTTCGTCGCCCGAACCGGTGAGGGCCAAGATGGATGCGCCGATAGAGTCGGGGACCTGGGTGACGATGCCATAGATGACGCTGAAATTGTCCCAGCTCTGCGCGAATATGCCCACCAGAGCCACCTTCATTCCGAAGGCAAAGCCGGTGCCGAAGGGCAGGGGGCGGAGCTGCATGACTGCATTGATCCCGAGAAGCACGACAAGGAGCGCGGCCCCGGCGGAGATCACGTCGCCAACCGTGCCCGCCGAAGAGACAAAGCCGTCCTGCGCCACGGTATCCACCGCGGCGTCGACCTGGCTCAGGATGTCGCGAATGACCCCCATTTATTCCGCACAGGCCTCCACAACTTGCGCCTCGAGCGCGTCTGCCTGCGCGTAGAGGTCGAGCACCTTGAACGGCAGGCGAGGATTGTCCGATGTCTGGAACCGGGGCAGAGCGGTGAGCGCCTGTTCCCAGGTGAACTGATCCAGCAGGCAAGTGCAGCTCTCCGAGGCGAGGGCTTCCTCGGCGATCAGGATGCGCAGGATCGCGCGGTAGCCGTTGCGGAGATAGGCGGTCTCGGCCAGATCGGCGGGCGGTTTCGGGACACG contains these protein-coding regions:
- a CDS encoding type IV secretion system protein, which produces MGVIRDILSQVDAAVDTVAQDGFVSSAGTVGDVISAGAALLVVLLGINAVMQLRPLPFGTGFAFGMKVALVGIFAQSWDNFSVIYGIVTQVPDSIGASILALTGSGDEAGVYESLDNMVARITAYGDTIGDRAGWVFGAVLGAIFFVLSAVFAAVTAGIIAFARIVFALMIVIAPFMIVTSLFKPTQSLFEAWTRATIGYALMPVAAAGAAGIIVAIAEAIGDASADPGDVETVSLILPFLVILILSAGIMASVPYIASNLTGVVGIASNAVGLTGLARQGFVNTREYGTGAASRLVTGKSPQELNQMANAGVVKTGELIRQSPGALLSAAKAFRKP